The Esox lucius isolate fEsoLuc1 chromosome 5, fEsoLuc1.pri, whole genome shotgun sequence genome includes a region encoding these proteins:
- the LOC106024300 gene encoding extensin-like translates to MKRKEALYTKPSPTTPALYTKPITIHSSPLHQTHHQPPQPSTPNPSPSTQSLYTKPITIHPSPLHQTHHHPPQPSTTNPSPTTPALYTKPITIHPSPLQQTHHHPPQPSTTNPSPSTPALYTKPNHHPPQPSTPNPSPTTPALYTKPITIQPSPLHQTHHHPPQPSTPNPSPSTPALYNKPISIHPSPLHQTQPPPTPPPPTHTHPPQPELQGICLPANHP, encoded by the coding sequence ATGAAGAGAAAGGAAGCCCTTTACACCAAACCATCACCAACCACCCCAGCCCTCTACACCAAACCCATCACCATCCACTCGAGCCCTCTACACCAAACCCATCACCAACCACCCCAGCCCTCTACACCAAACCCATCACCATCCACCCAATCCCTCTACACCAAACCCATCACCATCCACCCCAGCCCTCTACACCAAACCCATCACCATCCACCCCAGCCCTCTACAACAAACCCATCACCAACCACCCCAGCCCTCTACACCAAACCCATCACCATCCACCCCAGCCCTCTACAACAAACCCATCACCATCCACCCCAGCCCTCTACAACAAACCCATCTCCATCCACCCCAGCCCTCTATACCAAACCCAATCACCATCCACCCCAGCCCTCTACACCAAACCCATCACCAACCACCCCAGCCCTCTACACCAAACCCATCACCATCCAACCCAGCCCTCTACACCAAACCCATCACCATCCACCCCAGCCCTCTACACCAAACCCATCACCATCCACCCCAGCCCTCTACAACAAACCCATCTCCATCCACCCCAGCCCTCTACACCAAACccaaccaccccccaccccccccccccccacacacacccaccccccacagCCGGAACTTCAGGGCATCTGCCTGCCAGCTAATCATCCCTAA